In Hoplias malabaricus isolate fHopMal1 chromosome 6, fHopMal1.hap1, whole genome shotgun sequence, a single window of DNA contains:
- the tufm gene encoding LOW QUALITY PROTEIN: elongation factor Tu, mitochondrial (The sequence of the model RefSeq protein was modified relative to this genomic sequence to represent the inferred CDS: deleted 1 base in 1 codon), with protein sequence MPDVCDILAGHFFKSKKEDMSGSSVLGLWVRAPIWVAVTSLWCVLPVSVPVSSHSPKTQAAKWTGYSKVSICEFVAQCFRKLTFNSQPLFSRACAERRFYSVEMAALVGLRAGFSALQLTSSSLLHSSFKLCAVPLSRRNFAADAKKVFSRSKPHLNIGTIGHVDHGKTTLTAAITKVLSGAGGARYKKYEDIDNAPEEKARGITINASHVEYTTANRHYAHTDCPGHADYVKNMITGTSQMDGCILVVAATDGQMPQTREHLLLARQIGVEHVVVFVNKADAVEDKEMLELVELEIRELLTEFGYDGEKTPVVIGSALCALENKQPELGVDAIMKLLDVVDEYIPLPKRELEKPFLLPIEGVYSIPGRGTVVAGTLERGVIKKGDDCEFVGHNRSYKSVVTGIEMFHQSLDRAEAGDNLGALVRGLKREDMRRGMVMCKPGSIQPHQKIRAQVYILSKEEGGRHKPFVTNFMPVMFSLTWDMACRVQLPIDKEMVMPGEDTSLTLTLRQPMVLEKGQRFTLRDGNKTIGTGLVTEILVAAEEDQHNWG encoded by the exons atgccggacgtttgtgatattctggccggacatttttttaagtctaaaaaagaggacatgtccgg ctccagtgtcctggggttgtgggttcgagccccaatCTGGGTAGCGGTAACtagtctgtggtgtgttctccccgtgtccgttccggtttcctcccacagtccaaaaactcaggCTGCTAaatggactggctactcaaaagtgtctatatgtg AATTTGTAGCCCAGTGTTTTAGAAAGCTTACGTTCAACTCGCAGCCGTTATTTTCTCGCGCATGCGCAGAAAGGCGCTTCTATTCCGTGGAAATGGCGGCGCTCGTGGGTCTCCGCGCGGGTTTCTCCG CCCTCCAGCTGACTTCCTCTAGTTTACTGCACAGCTCCTTCAAGTTG TGTGCAGTCCCTCTCAGCCGTAGGAATTTTGCAGCCGATGCCAAGAAAGTTTTTTCCCGTAGTAAACCTCACCTCAACATTGGCACTATTGGCCATGTAGACCATGGGAAGACCACACTAACTGCTGCCATCACCAAAG tCTTGTCGGGGGCAGGAGGAGCAAGATACAAGAAGTATGAAGACATTGATAATGCTCCAGAGGAGAAAGCCAGAGGAATCACAATTAATGCCTCACATGTGGAATACACCACAGCCAACCGGCATTATGCACACACAGACTGCCCTGGACACGCTGATTATGTGAAG AACATGATCACGGGTACCTCTCAGATGGATGGCTGTATCCTTGTAGTTGCAGCAACAGATGGTCAGATGCCTCAGACTCGAGAGCACCTCCTGCTGGCCAGGCAGATTGGGGTGGAGCacgtggtggtgtttgtgaatAAAGCAGACGCGGTGGAGGATAAAGAGATGCTGGAGCTGGTAGAGCTGGAAATCAGGGAGCTGCTCACGGAGTTCGGCTatgatggagaaaaaacaccTGTGGTCATTGGATCTGCTCTCTGTGCACTGGAG aataAGCAGCCAGAACTTGGAGTAGATGCCATTATGAAGCTGCTAGATGTGGTGGATGAATATATCCCTCTACCAAAGAGAGAACTGGAGAAACCATTCCTTCTGCCTATAGAGGGGGTCTACTCTATCCCAG GTCGTGGCACAGTAGTAGCAGGCActctggagagaggagtgataAAGAAGGGAGATGACTGTGAATTTGTT GGACACAATCGCTCGTACAAGTCAGTCGTTACAG gtaTTGAAATGTTCCATCAGTCTTTAGACCGAGCTGAAGCAGGTGATAATCTGGGTGCTCTGGTGAGAGGGCTAAAGAGGGAGGATATGAGGCGGGGGATGGTCATGTGCAAACCAGGATCCATTCAACCACATCAGAAAATCCGAGCACAG gtgtatATCCTGAGTAAAGAAGAGGGTGGCAGGCACAAGCCCTTTGTCACTAACTTCATGCCTGTCATGTTCTCTCTGACCTGGGACATGGCCTGCAGAGTCCAGCTACCTATCGACAAA gagatgGTCATGCCAGGTGAGGACACGTCCCTGACCCTGACTCTCCGGCAGCCCATGGTTCTGGAGAAAGGTCAAAGGTTCACACTGAGAGACGGAAACAAAACCATTGGCACTGGGCTGGTGACGGAGATCCTGGTGGCCGCAGAAGAAGACCAGCACAACTGGGGCTGA
- the hspbp1 gene encoding hsp70-binding protein 1, which translates to MAEGNRRLPQNLQGVLRLAVEVGSESDGPMPPEPMSQERLEFLRGALAQFCKGQTDEVEQMKQCIAVLLRDEGCTEREGEGEEEEEEDERETALELLSDLCENLDNARDLMKLGGLEVCVSRFLCHSESGVRWRAAQLIASCAQNMPEVQHYLLQKGALHTLLQLTDSDPHPTVRVKALYAISCLVREQEEGLQEFLSKDGFSVLMRGMQSDNEKLRTKSAFLLLNLLTSHPEHKDTVLCMGMVQQLVAVLRSPHSSVHEHVLGVLCCLVEDSERGVSDCTDPSLGLEELLNQKIQELHGREESQEELEFCERLRAVCFRRQPQEDSGMDR; encoded by the exons ATGGCAGAAGGGAACAGACGTCTTCCTCAGAATCTACAAGGGGTTTTGCGATTGGCTGTTGAAGTTGGGTCAGAATCTGATGGCCCCATGCCCCCGGAGCCCATGTCACAAGAG AGATTGGAGTTCTTGCGGGGGGCTTTGGCACAGTTTTGTAAGGGGCAAACGGATGAGGTGGAGCAGATGAAGCAGTGTATTGCCGTGCTGCTGAGAGATGAGGGTTGCACAGAAAGAGAGGGCGagggagaagaggaggaagaagaggatgaAAGAGAGACTGCACTTGAGTTACTGTCTGATCTCTGCGAGAATCTGGACAATgctagag accTGATGAAGCTGGGTGGTTTGGAAGTGTGTGTATCTCGGTTTTTGTGTCACTCTGAATCTGGAGTTCGTTGGAGAGCTGCTCAGCTCATTGCCAGCTGTGCTCAGAACATGCCAGAAGTACAGCACTACCTTCTCCAGAAGGgggcactacacacactgctgcagctCACTGACAGTGACCCGCACCCTACCGTCAGAGTCAAAGCACTTTACGCCATCTCct GCTTAGTGAGGGAACAGGAAGAAGGTCTCCAGGAGTTCCTGTCCAAAGATGGCTTTTCTGTGCTGATGAGGGGAATGCAGTCGGACAACGAGAAGCTCCGGACCAAGTCGGCGTTTCTGCTTCTTAATCTGCTCACCAGTCACCCTGAACACAAAG ataCAGTCTTGTGTATGggaatggtgcagcagttagtaGCAGTGCTTCGTTCACCTCACTCTTCAGTGCATGAGCATGTGCTCGGTGTTCTCTGCTG TTTAGTTGAGGACTCTGAGAGAGGAGTTTCAGACTGTACAGACCCATCTCTGGGTCTGGAAGAGCTGCTTAACCAGAAAATCCAGGAGCTACACGGACGAGAGGAGAGCCAG GAGGAGCTGGAGTTTTGTGAACGTTTGCGAGCTGTTTGTTTTCGAAGGCAGCCGCAGGAGGATAGTGGAATGGACCGCTGA